A DNA window from Hymenobacter aquaticus contains the following coding sequences:
- the lon gene encoding endopeptidase La, which translates to MVSIVASDPDQPLSEQESPDVLPLLPVRNTVLFPGVVLPVTVTRKKSIRLVRKAYRGNKIVGVVAQKNTGSDDPALADLFEVGTMARILKLLVLPDGNTTIIIQGQSRFRIEEQLQDTPYLTARVSYSPETFPNKNTKEVKGLVSSLKDAAAKMLKLNPEIPQEAQVALDNIESPAFLTHFLSSNINVEVGLKQKLLEINDGVERGTMLLEMMMKEIQLLEIKHEIQTKVHTDIDQQQRDYFLRQQIKVLQDELGFDGPDQEIEKLRLRAKDKKWPEAVAKHFHKELEKLARVNPQAAEFPISVNYVEFLLDLPWAEYTKDNFNLKRTKKILDQDHYGLEKVKERIIEYLAVLKLKQDMKAPILCLYGPPGVGKTSLGRSIAKSLGRKYVRMSLGGVRDEAEIRGHRKTYVGAMPGRIIAQIKKAGASNPVIVLDEIDKIASDFRGDPSSALLEVLDPEQNSTFTDNYLEVEYDLSKVLFIATANSLDTIQPALRDRMEIIDLTGYTLEEKTQIAKKHLWPKQLTEHGLSAKDVTITTPALQRVIDDYTRESGVRSLERKLGAVTRNIAKHKALKEPFPDTLEPKDVSKILGAAIFDRDLYQDNETAGVVTGLAWTSVGGDILFIESLLSRGRGKLTLSGQLGDVMKESAVTALSYLRSRAEELDIDYRVFDQYDLHIHFPEGAVPKDGPSAGIAIFTSIASVFTQRKIRSHLAMTGEITLRGKVLPVGGIKEKILAAKRAGIRDVILCEKNRKDILEIPADYLKDLTVHYADRVDDVLKVALLDEKVAHPIKLIVRDEPALAPPASVEVA; encoded by the coding sequence ATGGTGTCCATCGTGGCCTCCGATCCGGACCAGCCCCTGTCGGAGCAGGAGTCGCCGGATGTGCTGCCCCTGCTGCCGGTGCGCAACACCGTGCTGTTTCCCGGCGTGGTGCTGCCCGTCACCGTCACGCGCAAGAAAAGCATCCGGCTGGTGCGCAAGGCTTACCGCGGCAACAAGATCGTCGGCGTCGTGGCCCAGAAAAACACCGGCAGCGACGACCCGGCCCTGGCCGACCTGTTCGAGGTGGGCACCATGGCCCGCATCCTGAAGCTGCTGGTGCTGCCCGACGGCAACACGACCATCATCATTCAGGGCCAGAGCCGCTTCCGCATCGAGGAGCAGCTCCAGGACACGCCCTACCTCACGGCCCGCGTCAGCTACTCGCCCGAAACCTTCCCCAACAAGAACACCAAGGAAGTAAAGGGCCTGGTGTCGTCGCTGAAAGACGCGGCGGCCAAGATGCTCAAGCTCAATCCCGAAATTCCGCAGGAAGCTCAGGTGGCCCTCGACAACATCGAGTCGCCGGCCTTTCTGACGCACTTTCTCTCGTCCAACATCAACGTGGAAGTGGGCCTCAAGCAGAAGCTGCTCGAAATCAACGACGGCGTGGAGCGCGGCACCATGCTGCTGGAGATGATGATGAAGGAGATTCAGCTCCTGGAAATCAAGCACGAAATCCAGACCAAGGTCCACACCGACATCGACCAGCAGCAGCGCGACTATTTCCTGCGCCAGCAAATCAAGGTGCTGCAGGACGAGTTGGGCTTCGACGGGCCCGACCAGGAAATCGAGAAGCTGCGCCTGCGGGCCAAGGACAAGAAGTGGCCCGAGGCCGTGGCCAAGCACTTCCACAAGGAGCTGGAAAAGCTGGCCCGCGTGAATCCGCAGGCCGCCGAGTTTCCCATCAGCGTCAACTACGTCGAGTTCCTGCTCGACTTGCCCTGGGCCGAGTACACCAAGGACAACTTCAATTTGAAGCGCACCAAGAAAATCCTCGACCAGGACCACTACGGCCTGGAAAAGGTGAAGGAGCGCATCATTGAGTACCTGGCCGTGCTCAAGCTCAAGCAGGATATGAAGGCCCCGATTCTGTGCCTCTACGGCCCGCCCGGCGTGGGCAAAACCTCCCTGGGCCGCTCCATTGCCAAGTCTTTGGGCCGCAAGTACGTGCGCATGAGCCTGGGCGGGGTGCGCGACGAGGCTGAAATCCGGGGGCACCGCAAAACCTATGTGGGCGCCATGCCCGGCCGCATCATTGCCCAGATCAAAAAGGCCGGGGCTTCCAACCCGGTTATCGTGCTCGACGAAATCGACAAGATTGCCTCCGACTTCCGCGGCGACCCTTCGTCGGCATTGCTGGAAGTGCTGGACCCGGAACAGAACTCGACCTTCACCGACAACTACCTGGAGGTGGAGTACGACCTGTCGAAAGTCCTCTTCATTGCCACGGCCAACTCGCTCGACACCATTCAGCCCGCCCTGCGCGACCGGATGGAAATCATCGATTTGACCGGCTACACCCTGGAGGAGAAAACCCAGATTGCCAAAAAGCACCTCTGGCCCAAGCAGCTCACCGAGCACGGCCTGAGCGCCAAGGACGTGACCATCACCACGCCCGCCTTGCAGCGCGTCATCGACGACTACACCCGCGAATCGGGGGTGCGGAGCCTGGAGCGCAAGCTCGGGGCCGTGACGCGCAACATTGCCAAGCACAAGGCCCTGAAGGAGCCCTTTCCCGATACGCTGGAGCCCAAGGACGTCAGCAAGATCCTGGGCGCGGCCATCTTCGACCGGGACCTGTACCAGGACAACGAAACCGCCGGCGTGGTCACGGGCCTGGCCTGGACCAGCGTCGGCGGCGACATTCTCTTCATCGAAAGCCTGCTGAGCCGGGGCCGGGGCAAGCTGACCCTGAGCGGCCAATTGGGCGACGTAATGAAGGAATCGGCCGTGACGGCGCTTTCGTACCTGCGCAGCCGGGCCGAGGAGCTGGACATCGACTACCGCGTCTTCGACCAGTACGACCTGCACATTCACTTCCCCGAGGGCGCCGTGCCCAAGGATGGGCCCAGCGCCGGCATTGCCATCTTCACCAGCATTGCCTCGGTGTTCACCCAGCGCAAAATCCGCAGCCATTTGGCCATGACCGGCGAAATCACCTTGCGCGGCAAGGTGCTGCCGGTGGGGGGCATCAAGGAGAAGATTCTGGCCGCCAAGCGCGCCGGTATCCGGGACGTTATCCTCTGCGAGAAAAACCGCAAGGACATCCTGGAAATACCCGCCGACTACCTCAAGGACCTGACTGTGCACTACGCCGACCGGGTCGATGACGTGCTGAAAGTGGCGCTGCTCGACGAAAAAGTGGCCCACCCTATCAAGCTCATCGTCCGCGACGAGCCGGCCCTGGCCCCGCCGGCCAGCGTGGAAGTGGCGTAG
- the porQ gene encoding type IX secretion system protein PorQ, translating into MNQLLRRSAFVSFTLLGLGGLLARPAAAQIGGQQAFSFLNLPPSAKLAGLGGVNVSSRDADGTMLYGNPALLNADMDGRLALGYVDFLADIKQSTASYVFNTEKAGRFGVGLTYLDYGKFEQLDAAGNSQGQFSVSEYALGVSDAYTSGNFTLAGTLKLAVSGIAGNHSVATLADVGALFHHPTQDFNVGLVVRNAGIQLKPYAGSSREPMPLDVQIGTSFKPEHMPLRISISAHHLQQLDIVYLDPNQRGQLDENNEEIKPKKSLGDKIARHFVVGGELILGKNLNVRLGYNHLQRRELRLDNTAGGAGISFGVMLRISQFQLDYTRAGYHASGAANYFTVARNIDTLFKKTD; encoded by the coding sequence ATGAATCAACTGCTACGCCGCTCGGCTTTCGTCAGCTTTACATTGCTCGGCCTGGGCGGCTTGCTGGCCCGGCCGGCCGCCGCCCAGATTGGCGGGCAGCAGGCCTTTTCCTTTCTGAATCTGCCGCCCAGCGCCAAGCTGGCGGGCCTGGGGGGCGTCAACGTGTCGTCGCGCGATGCCGACGGCACGATGCTCTACGGCAACCCGGCCCTGCTCAACGCGGACATGGACGGCCGCCTAGCCCTGGGCTACGTCGATTTCCTGGCCGACATCAAGCAAAGCACCGCCTCTTACGTCTTCAACACCGAAAAGGCCGGCCGCTTCGGCGTGGGCCTCACCTACCTCGACTACGGCAAGTTTGAGCAGCTCGACGCGGCCGGCAACAGCCAGGGGCAGTTTTCGGTGAGCGAGTACGCCTTGGGCGTGTCGGATGCCTACACCAGCGGCAACTTCACCCTGGCCGGCACCCTGAAGCTGGCCGTGTCGGGCATTGCCGGCAATCACTCCGTGGCGACGCTGGCCGACGTGGGGGCCCTGTTTCACCACCCCACCCAGGATTTCAACGTGGGCCTGGTCGTGCGCAACGCCGGGATTCAGCTCAAGCCCTACGCTGGCTCCAGCCGGGAGCCCATGCCGCTCGACGTGCAGATCGGCACCTCCTTCAAGCCCGAGCACATGCCGCTGCGCATCTCCATTTCGGCTCACCACCTCCAGCAGCTCGACATCGTGTACCTCGACCCTAACCAACGCGGGCAGCTCGATGAGAACAACGAGGAAATCAAGCCCAAGAAAAGCCTGGGCGACAAAATTGCCCGGCACTTCGTAGTCGGCGGGGAGCTGATTCTGGGTAAAAACCTGAACGTGCGCCTGGGCTACAACCACTTGCAGCGCCGCGAGCTGCGCCTCGACAACACGGCCGGCGGCGCGGGCATCAGCTTCGGCGTGATGCTGCGCATCAGCCAGTTTCAGCTCGATTACACCCGGGCCGGCTACCACGCCTCCGGGGCGGCCAACTACTTCACCGTGGCCCGCAACATCGATACCCTGTTCAAGAAGACCGACTAG
- the hslU gene encoding ATP-dependent protease ATPase subunit HslU, which yields MLDSATFLTPAQIVAELDKYIIGQHDAKRHVAIALRNRWRRLHAPLDMQREIVPNNILMIGSTGVGKTEIARRLASIAGAPFTKVEASKFTEVGYVGRDVESMVRDLVEQSVNMVKQRRKEEVKSRAAQVVEDIILDALIPPVTGSSVAVPKPSLGFGNEATGMPDSDYELNERTREKFRLKIRNGELEDRKIDIQVQQHSTPGIGVVGGPAGLDEASLSGLQDMLGSMIPKKTRKRKVTIAEARKILLEEEASKLIDMDEVKDEAIRQAENAGIIFIDEIDKVASRGGKGAGGGPDVSREGVQRDLLPIVEGSAVSTKYGIIHTDHILFIAAGAFHVAKPSDLIPELQGRFPIRVELQSLTKDDFYRILKDPKNALTKQYEALLKAEEVELLFEDEALERLAEIAFEVNSEVENIGARRLHTVMSRLLNDILFDVPDVIGAHARIRVTRELVEERLRDMVRNRDLSQYIL from the coding sequence ATGCTAGATTCCGCCACGTTTCTCACCCCGGCCCAGATTGTGGCCGAGCTCGATAAGTACATCATCGGCCAGCACGACGCCAAGCGCCACGTGGCCATTGCCCTGCGCAACCGGTGGCGCCGCCTGCACGCGCCCCTCGACATGCAGCGCGAAATCGTGCCCAACAACATCCTGATGATCGGCTCGACGGGGGTGGGTAAAACGGAAATAGCCCGCCGCCTGGCCAGCATTGCCGGCGCCCCCTTCACGAAGGTGGAAGCCTCCAAGTTCACGGAAGTCGGCTACGTGGGCCGCGACGTGGAAAGCATGGTCCGCGACTTGGTGGAGCAGTCGGTGAACATGGTGAAGCAGCGCCGCAAGGAGGAAGTGAAAAGCCGCGCCGCTCAGGTGGTGGAAGACATCATCCTCGACGCCCTGATTCCGCCCGTTACGGGCAGCAGCGTGGCCGTGCCCAAGCCTTCCCTGGGCTTCGGCAACGAAGCCACCGGCATGCCCGATTCGGACTACGAGCTGAATGAGCGCACCCGGGAGAAGTTCCGCCTCAAAATCCGCAACGGCGAGCTGGAAGACCGCAAGATTGACATTCAGGTGCAGCAGCACAGCACCCCCGGCATTGGCGTCGTGGGTGGCCCTGCCGGCTTGGATGAGGCTTCCCTGTCGGGGTTGCAGGACATGCTGGGCAGCATGATTCCCAAGAAGACGCGCAAGCGCAAAGTCACCATTGCCGAGGCCCGCAAAATCCTGCTGGAGGAAGAGGCCTCCAAGCTCATCGACATGGATGAGGTGAAGGATGAAGCCATCCGGCAGGCCGAAAACGCGGGCATCATCTTCATCGACGAAATCGACAAGGTGGCCAGCCGCGGCGGCAAGGGTGCGGGCGGCGGCCCCGACGTCAGCCGGGAAGGCGTGCAGCGCGACCTGCTGCCCATCGTGGAAGGCAGCGCCGTGAGCACCAAGTACGGCATCATCCACACCGACCATATCCTGTTTATTGCCGCCGGGGCTTTCCACGTGGCTAAGCCCAGCGACCTTATCCCCGAGCTACAGGGCCGCTTCCCCATCCGCGTTGAGCTGCAGAGCCTGACCAAGGACGACTTCTACCGCATCCTGAAAGACCCCAAAAATGCGCTTACCAAGCAGTACGAGGCTTTGCTGAAAGCCGAGGAAGTGGAGCTGTTGTTCGAGGATGAAGCCCTGGAGCGCCTGGCCGAAATTGCCTTCGAGGTCAACTCCGAAGTGGAAAACATCGGGGCCCGCCGCCTGCACACCGTCATGAGCCGCCTGCTGAACGATATCCTGTTCGATGTGCCCGACGTTATCGGCGCCCACGCCCGCATCCGGGTAACGCGCGAGCTGGTCGAGGAGCGCCTGCGCGACATGGTCCGTAACCGCGACCTGAGCCAGTATATTCTGTGA
- a CDS encoding SDR family NAD(P)-dependent oxidoreductase, whose protein sequence is MHYYIITGASRGLGKALAEAILRQPGTTVVGVSRHATIDHPRYQHQPLDLSDIAAVENNLHKVFPRWTDAASITLVNNAAVVGEIGYVGEQTNEHYNFVFDINLVAPAMLMNTFLSAYSGLSVPRAVLNISSGAAQRPVDGWAAYCASKAALEALTATAHKEQQLRGSNVRIHSLSPGVIDTSMQEHIRAADPSSFSESARFHALHAQNSLNAAEHVAGQIMQWLQRKDQPAEPVLLRLADIA, encoded by the coding sequence ATGCACTACTATATCATCACCGGCGCGAGTCGGGGGCTGGGCAAGGCCCTGGCCGAAGCTATTCTGCGCCAGCCCGGCACTACCGTCGTGGGCGTGTCGCGCCACGCCACCATCGACCACCCGCGTTACCAGCACCAGCCCCTGGACCTGTCGGATATTGCGGCGGTGGAAAATAACCTGCACAAGGTGTTTCCGCGCTGGACCGATGCGGCCAGCATTACCCTGGTGAATAACGCGGCGGTAGTGGGGGAAATAGGCTACGTCGGCGAGCAAACCAACGAGCACTACAACTTCGTGTTCGACATCAACCTGGTGGCGCCGGCCATGCTGATGAATACCTTTTTGAGTGCGTACTCCGGCTTGAGCGTACCGCGCGCCGTGCTCAACATCAGCAGCGGGGCCGCCCAGCGCCCCGTCGACGGGTGGGCGGCCTACTGCGCCTCCAAAGCCGCCCTCGAGGCCCTGACGGCCACGGCCCACAAGGAACAGCAGCTGCGCGGCTCCAACGTCCGGATTCACAGCCTGTCGCCGGGGGTAATCGACACGAGCATGCAGGAGCACATCCGGGCCGCCGACCCGAGCAGCTTCAGCGAGTCAGCCCGCTTCCACGCCCTGCACGCGCAGAACAGCCTGAACGCCGCCGAGCACGTGGCTGGTCAGATAATGCAGTGGCTGCAAAGAAAAGACCAACCAGCGGAGCCCGTCCTATTGCGGCTGGCAGACATAGCCTAA
- a CDS encoding RagB/SusD family nutrient uptake outer membrane protein, with protein MKQFLNSFSKARFVALAFTATLGLSACDKEVTDLVPQNSLTESDAFSDPARIALAITGVYNAAQSGYYDPLNGTALATRGYPFGGAANALDDARGEDVSDMAGFFGLVFTNAISPSAPNIVNMWSNLYSVINQANVAIDGVRKAAASGLITQAAANDYEGEMRFLRALAHHELVIHFSRPYMDGKGSAAGVPYRATPVNTIAGLELAKSQGRGTVAEDYTKMLADLDFAENNLQANRGSGTTAYFRVTRATKGAAIALKQRLRLHQGEWAEAVKEGDKLIGKSVSGGTTSFTYALAATPRAAFPGGINVTAENIFSVENSSDDNPGANGALPQVYGNSASVANGGIGGRALLAVSPILYNAPFFTCNDTRRTELMQQDKGLRVAAFVTRKYTDATTNTDFAPIIRYAEVLLNQAEALARTNNDAQALTYLNSVRNRAVAVADRYAVGSLSGDALIRAILNERRIELVAEGFRWDDIHRLSGEKTFSPVANGGIPAKLDGNGGQLTSLAFYSCGGTYPNPNISAVPYSSPLFLWPIPASELVTNPNITPNPGY; from the coding sequence ATGAAACAATTCCTTAATTCTTTCTCTAAAGCCCGTTTCGTAGCCTTGGCATTCACGGCTACGCTGGGCCTGAGTGCCTGCGACAAGGAAGTGACGGACCTGGTTCCGCAGAACTCCCTGACCGAATCAGATGCCTTCTCTGATCCAGCTCGAATTGCTTTGGCTATTACCGGCGTGTACAACGCTGCTCAGTCGGGCTACTATGACCCCTTGAACGGTACTGCTCTGGCAACCCGGGGCTATCCGTTCGGTGGCGCCGCCAACGCACTGGATGATGCCCGTGGGGAAGACGTATCGGACATGGCGGGTTTCTTTGGCTTGGTTTTCACCAACGCCATCAGCCCCTCGGCTCCGAACATCGTCAACATGTGGTCGAACCTGTATTCGGTCATCAACCAAGCTAACGTAGCTATTGACGGGGTCCGCAAGGCAGCCGCCAGCGGTCTGATTACTCAGGCAGCCGCCAACGACTACGAAGGCGAAATGCGCTTCCTGCGCGCACTGGCTCACCACGAACTGGTTATCCACTTCTCGCGTCCGTACATGGATGGTAAGGGAAGCGCAGCGGGCGTTCCTTACCGGGCAACTCCCGTAAACACCATTGCGGGTCTGGAACTGGCCAAGTCTCAGGGTCGCGGCACGGTAGCAGAAGATTACACCAAGATGCTGGCCGACCTGGATTTTGCCGAAAACAACCTCCAGGCTAACCGTGGATCTGGTACCACGGCTTATTTCCGGGTAACCCGCGCTACGAAAGGGGCCGCTATTGCTCTGAAGCAGCGTCTGCGTCTGCACCAGGGTGAGTGGGCTGAAGCAGTGAAAGAAGGTGACAAGCTGATCGGTAAGTCTGTTTCCGGTGGCACTACTTCGTTTACGTATGCTTTGGCCGCTACGCCGCGTGCCGCATTCCCTGGCGGCATCAACGTAACCGCCGAGAATATTTTCTCGGTGGAGAACAGCTCGGACGACAACCCTGGCGCTAACGGTGCATTGCCGCAAGTATATGGCAACTCAGCTAGCGTTGCCAACGGGGGCATTGGCGGTCGTGCTCTGCTGGCGGTCAGCCCGATTCTGTACAACGCACCCTTCTTCACGTGCAATGATACTCGTCGTACGGAGCTGATGCAGCAGGACAAAGGCCTGCGGGTAGCTGCTTTCGTAACGCGCAAGTACACGGACGCAACGACCAACACGGACTTCGCTCCTATCATTCGCTACGCTGAAGTACTGCTGAACCAAGCGGAGGCTTTGGCCCGGACTAATAACGATGCCCAGGCGCTGACGTACCTGAACAGCGTGCGTAACCGCGCAGTAGCGGTTGCCGACCGCTACGCCGTTGGTTCGCTGAGTGGTGATGCCCTCATCCGGGCCATCCTGAATGAGCGTCGTATCGAGCTGGTAGCCGAAGGCTTCCGCTGGGACGACATTCACCGTCTGTCGGGCGAGAAAACCTTCAGCCCGGTTGCTAATGGTGGTATTCCCGCTAAGCTTGACGGCAACGGTGGTCAGCTGACTAGCCTTGCTTTCTACAGCTGTGGTGGTACGTATCCCAATCCGAACATTTCGGCTGTGCCTTATAGCAGCCCGCTGTTCCTGTGGCCTATTCCTGCCAGCGAATTGGTTACGAACCCGAACATCACGCCGAACCCTGGCTACTAA